tgtaaattaaggggctataatatgaatattttagcacttatgaATAGTTATGTCTGAGTACCTTCTCATCAGATGGTCAAAAACAAGACCTTTGTTTACGTGGAAAATCCAAACACAGAGACATCCCCACATCGGAGGAAGATGCCCCACCAAACAGGCGAACCCTAGCAGATGAATCTCCCTTCTTTCGAACTAGAGGCACCTTCGGAGAATGGTCGTCGGAAGCCTTACCATTAGGAGATTAAGGATGACGAGAAGAAGACATGATCGCCAAAAAGAGAGCTCTCAAGAAATTTGGTAAACAAAGATTCAGAAAGAATGAAGCGATGAAGTGTGGAAAAGAAGGGAAACCGtttataaaaagataaaacctCAAATCTAGCAATGGAGCATTTAATGCAAAACCATCATAAGCCTGCAGCTACACCTAAACCGAGGGAGCTCGTGACATCTTTTCTCTCAAAAGACGCAACGAAGAGAGCCATTCAATAGCCAACACCCCGCTCAAAAGCCATGCACTTAGACACAACCCACTCAAAGAAAAACACGTGGAAGAGGCAACAACGCATTTATGAGGATGCGTACAAAAGATTTGAAAGATCAAAGATCGCACCTAATTGTCGGATATCTCAGACATGCGATTGTCGGGTTCCATAAATGGATAAAACGCCAAAAATAATGGCTTCGATGAGTCGAACCAGACAGAATATCTGAAGAACTCGCCATcatgaagaaaaagaggaaaccCCGCATTAGAACTCTCTTCTCTCAAGGCCTTGACATAAAGAATTCGGGGGGTAATTGTTACACATAAAATTGGGACTCAGGCCCATGGGTCCTGGACCCAACAATTTGAGGAAAAAGCCCAAAGTCTTTGAATAAGCCCGCTAGAATGAAGCCCAACACAGAGACATAGATGACTTCATCAACATCTCATAGTGGCTCGAGATGGCACACATCTGAGCATATCATTAGCATGTATCGAGCCTGTAAATCTACTCTACATAGCATTTAAGACAGACAACTGCAGGAACAAAACACATTGATCACATCACCGGTTACATGTATTCTCGGATATTCATTGATTAGGGGAGCGGTTATGTGCCATCCTCCGGATATGCATCAATTGTTGGAATGGTTTCACAtccatcataacagtcaaagAACAAAGATATTAACTCCTTCATCCGTTACGCCCGGATTTGGGATCCTTCGCTCGGTCATCATCACTACTGAGCCTACCTATAAAGGACATGGAGAACAAGAGGACAGGTACACAACTCATTCTCACTAAACACTATACAGAACTCAGAAAGGAGCTAACTTTAGCATCAGAGGAGGATTCGCCGGAACATGCCCGGTGTATTCTCTTAACCTCGTTTTTATCTTGTGGATTGGAGAAGGAGTGATATCCAGAATTACGGTTTCACCTCTTGGGTTCACCATACCGAAAACTATACCAACAAACACTAAGGTTGCTTCATCCAATATCATAATCGAAAGATAAGAGAATTTTACTCATAATTCTCCGACTGGTTTTTATTGGACTGCATTCATAGACTTGAATTCTTAAACTAGACTCAAAGTAACTCTAACTTAACTAATATAAAAtgagaagtgctagggagcaaaacaaatgaccaaaaaaaattttcaaactgacgtggcaagggtttttaaattaaaaaaatgcaattccctCTTCCTTGTCTGCCACTCATAGTCTGCCATgtcagtttgaaattttttatgggttcatttgtttggttcccTAActgtgacaatcctaagtccctttatGGTATTTTAGTTGACTCATAGGTTTTGAAAAGAGTTGGCTTAAGTTAGCAATGAGAATGGACCaccgaatatatatatatacacataatgatttgtagtatttttaatatctagATTGCTtcaaaatatgtaaatatatataatgttttgaaggatttataaatatatacatggGACTACtttaaagtgtatatatatataatgatggaAGTATTTATAAATACACGTACATCTGGAATGTTTCaagatatatagatatatatgatgatgGTTCAAACTAGTATTCATCTATATGTACAGATGTAGTACCTCGGCGTGTATATATAGGTACAACAAGGTCTGTAGTATACTTAGCTATATGTGtatataaatagagaataaatgAGAGTAATTTTTATAGACAgactatcaacaattttattgatgataatatattttatgtgttttctgttttcttacAAATATTctgggaacatatgtagttataaGTTCCAATTTTCTAAAtaggacaaggagtaaaactactTATGGCtgttttatttcttatttcagGTGATGATCAGGTTGCATTAGGAGGtcggaatgggggcgggcgtatttaggatttcttatgatttcatattagtcaagttaataagtccGCTGTCACAGTTTTTTTTCAGAGATtgacaaatttattttaataagggtcACTATCTCGTTGTAagacatatttttgttaaacaagaatatttcggtttagttattatttttggacatgatattctaaactttcatgcattcatttttatactagtattgtttggttgataaaccttatggatctttgcgagtaagaaaaaattattaacaaacctaaccctaacgggctAGGGATGTTACACTAGCACTTCCCATATAAAATACCATCCCATAACCCTATATTTTGACACTTGAATTTgccaaaacaaatataaaacctccttttttttacttctttttttttctaggaaGAAAAAGTAGTGATATTTATATGAGTTATGCCAATATTTACCAGAATACATGCAATTGAAACTACCGCATAGactgttcaaaaaaaaaaaaaaaaactaccgcatagagcataggaaataaaaaaacataggGAGGCATTATTAGCCAATTCCGACATGCTGCACGTTCATgtaatttttggcccataattgttagaagacaaaaaaGGGCTTGGGGAGATGTAtgtaaaaggaaagaaatgattaacaaggacaaaaaagagaaacatGATAAAATAGGAATCTGTACAATCCTGAACATTTTTGGACGTCCTAAGGACAATCTCCGCGAAGAAAGCAACAATATGGTTTCCAAACAAGTTTAGTAGGCcagcacagagagagagataaatcATTGTAGATACTTCCTTTAAGTTTTGTTGATCTGAATAAAATTCTTTCCATTAAAAGTTGTCAACCATTAGAATCATTAGTGTTTGGCTGTCAGGAAACCCATCCCTGGATTTGGTGTGCTGAgtgaaaacccaaaaaaaaaaaaaaaaaatctaaattcatatatttgtcatttggatatgttaaattaccaaaagcttatatttataggaaaaaaataaatttaattacttaatcattactttagcACTTCccctcacatgtgggctcaaactcccttttaataggtgaggtccaacaagtgtaatatttaatttaaatgggggtgatttgacggagtcaaggtttaatctcatgacctttggctctgatatcatgttaaattaccagttatcccaaaaggttaagcttataggaagagataaaattaattacttaattattactttaacaggatacatgcTTGTCACTTCTTTTGACTTTCCTGCCCTTTCTCAATGTTGCAATAACGTAATAATGTGTTTAATTTTTGGATTGAGTGATATCGcaacatgttatatatatatatatatatatatatatatatatatatatacacacgaaagtgtcatttgaaattgatctttccaacattttttattcaaatatatatatatccacatgGTTTTCTCAATAATTACACTAGAGAGAGGATCAAATGGATGTGCACCACAGGTTTTCTAGCTCTCCTTTCAAATCatagaaagtaaaaaatttaactattatgTGCAAATTAAAACTTCCACATTAGGTTTAATGCCAAAATATGATCTCACGTGCCATGCCTAATCTTTACTTTCTGTGCGCGCGCGCGTGAAACATTTCACTAATCCAAATCGTTAAAACAAGTAATAATTAGGAAGCTTTTGTCCCACCTCGCATGCGTGTGATGCAAGGGGGAAAACCTTTTACCTATTCGTGCATTAACATGCATACTGTAAAGCAGTAGGCTGTGTATTATTTATGTATATCATGTATGTCGTGGCATGCATGGTACataattttagtaattaattaatattgtattGTACATATATGTGGGGTTGCTtgcttaattaaataaatgataacTCATACGTTGACAAAGTGCATACAATAATTGTATGTTTATAGGTGAAACGTATAGTTAATGGTGATAGAAGGAATTAAAAAAGGATTAATTAGAAAGAAAGATGAAGGAGAAAGCAACCGAGATGGGCCATGGCATGTCTACTCAATAGCCCCATGATGTGATATTCATCTTCCTCCACTCGTGATTACTGTTCCTTTCACCCACACCGAACTCTAgtttttattgagaaaaattaattaagtttccCCCCCTCCCCCATCTTCATTCCTTAACCACCACCACCCACGATGTCTAGCGGGAAGGAATTGGCAGAAGGATCCTCAAGCTCTCCCACCGATTATCAAGGCCATCAGCAGCCAACCACACCAAGCCGCTATGAGTCTCAGAAGAGAAGGGACTGGAACACCTTCGGGCAGTACCTGAAGAATCAGAGGCCCCCAGTTCCACTCTCGCAGTGCAACTGCAACCATGTGTTGGAGTTTCTTCGGTATCTTGACCAGTTTGGGAAGACAAAAGTTCACCTCCAAGGGTGTATGTTTTTTGGACAGCCTGAGCCGCCTGCACCGTGCACCTGCCCGCTTAGGCAGGCCTGGGGCAGCCTTGACGCCCTCATTGGGCGGCTCCGAGCTGCTTATGAAGAGAACGGAGGCTCTCCCGAGACAAATCCGTTTGCTAGCGGTGCAATCCGGGTTTATCTCCGGGAGGTGAGGGAGTGTCAGGCTAAGGCAAGGGGGATCccatataagaagaaaaagaagaagaccaCTCAAACCAAGGGAAATGATGAATCCAGCTCTACCGTGCACTTCTCTTGACTTCTTTGCCTAAATTGAATCTGGTAATTTCTTTATTCATCTCTTGCTTTCATATTTTGGATGAATAGTGTTTGCATTATTGCATATATATAGAAGCCTAGTCTGTTGCTGGAATGAAAATCGATTTCTACTAATCCGACACAACCCACaaattaagattaaatttaaaGGAACATGATTTATTACTCATGAATATTGAAGCCTTGGATTTGATTTCTGGATCTCAAAAGGCAGCGAAAAAGAAgttaataatcaaattttcagGCCAGATTAGCTTCCTTTCAAACTAAaccccccaaaaccctaattggTATAAGAACTACAACATCTCATCTAGCAATCAGAAACACTACTAAATACAAAAGTGATAGTGTAGTTTAGCATCTTTTACTCTAGAACACTCTTAAGTCGGTTGCGATTACTTTGAGATGaatattctctttctctctctctctctctcactcattCACACACACATGAACAAATCAAGTAAAAACATGTTTTCTCGTGCCTTGCTTaaacatttattatttatttgaatgtttAACTTTTCCCCTAGTTTTGGCTCTTTTAAGATTCTGCTTATTTGGTGCACCCATGAATGGTCCAAGTGAGatatcatgtatatatatatagtagtttcacatgttaaaataacataaatagaCAAATGATTGAAACGGAATGATTAATTTGGTTTAAGGTTTCCCACGGATCTCCTTAACCACTATATTAATCTTGTTCATGGGTGCTTTTTGTATGGCttttcaaatttgtaattttatatataataaagtcTGCGTCCGATGGAATCTCTGGGATGTAGGAGAAACCCaatgctaattaattaaatatatataaatagtttTCTAGACGTTAGTAAGGCCCCCCGTTTTAGCAAATGCCCCACTGGTTGCTTCTCTTTAGGGCAGAAGAGATCTTTGTAAGGGCAGTTTTGATATTTTGTAATATATCCCTTTGTACCTTCACTAGATTTGCATTTGTCCAATGCTAGATTTTGTGGGGGCAGTTACAATGGTTTGGTTTTGTACTGCGTTTGATTCAATGGGTACTCTTGTTGGGGTAATCAAATGCTTGAGCTTTGTGCTTCCTAGTTAACTCTCAATAAAAAAAGATTCTTGTACTAGTTTCTCAATCTCACATGTTGCTGTCGGCTCTTCATAGGAACTTGTAGTTCAAAAGTGAGACttgtatttgtaatttatgccttAGCTAAGTTAAATCGATTGGACACAATTTCCTGACATGAATTTAAATTAGTTCTGTTCAAACTTATACATACATTTGAGCTATGATCATGTTCTTTCTGCATGCATTATTATATGTTAATTTGCAGATAGATAGATAGGTTGGGGGGGTTTAAAACATTTTAGGACACTCCCAGATAgggctgcttttttttttttttacatcgtTGGAGGATATTAAAAGACCTTAGCCAAGATAAGTATTTATAATTAGGGCTCTAGCTCTAGTTCATCCAAACGCTAACACAACAACGAATATTGTCATTAGCGACAACATTAAAAACGGTGACACAAAAGTTGCCGCTGATTTACTTATCAGTGACGACTCTACATTTCTAGACAACGAACACATATAAGTCCTAATCCATAGACTAATTCAAAAACTTCTTGTGATTCCATTGTAAGCATATAGTGCAAATCACTCATCACAATGAATGATGTGTGCAATTGATTTTTCaactaattaaacaaaaaaaatagatctAGTTGTCTCCTAATcccaaataaaattgaattcgGATCTTAATTAAATCATGTTTAACAGAAATTTAGTTTGTGGCAATTCATCTCATGTATTTTGTCTACACTAGAAAAATTGTCTCACTAGATCAAATTTAATGACTAAAACAACTGGTATACATGAATATTGTAGTACGTACTAGTGAAGCAATTCTTTACATATAGTTGGATTTGGTGATGAACAAGTTCTTTAATGTGCTCACTTACTAAGGGATAGTGTTTTTGAGCACTTCAAAGaaatgagagtgaaagaaaCAATTAATGTGATACCACGATTTAGATTGGATTTTGAAAGATTAAGGATAATGCTGatagttttgtttaatttttattagattaagGATAGGTCTGTTTCACAAACTTCCAATATTTAAAAGcttgttttttcaaatattaaaaaattatatgcaatATACTATTCAATcaagaatatataatatattatgaaaaaattaacaagattggatatttgaaattttgagtATGCTCCACACATTCAAACACGTACATGTAATGATCATTGTAATTAAATAGATCTTAtgtttttcatccaaaaaatataaatagatcATATGTACTTAGAAACAACAATAATCATGTAAACTATGGAAACCCAAATTGGAAAAACTATGGAACATATATAGTTTAGCTCAAACATATTGTCCCTATAAAGAAATTTGGGCTTTAATTAACGGCAGTTAAACCGCCAGTAAAGCTCAACAAAATGCTCGCAAAAATTTtccagtgtttttttttaccagCTTTTTGTGGGCACCGGCCAGTAACTGAAGCGTCGTATTAAGTTAATGTCGGAGCTTCGGGTAACTGCTgcgaattttattttattttatttatttattaaaaaaaaatgccaacaTGTTATCTTCATTTTTACCAGCGTTTTCTATGATGTTTTTAGGAAACGTTGAcaagtttcattttttattttttaaaaaaatttaaatgtctgtaaatttataattttttctaaatgaaaatattataaaaaataaaatagattatttttttttttaaaaaaaaaaaaacacaaaaaagaaagtaaaacaccgctttttttttaaaaaaaatttttatagaaaaaaaaaaagttatgactGTATTACATATACATTACCATAACCGTAATAAAACGTATAACATGCAAGAGAATCAAGAAAATAcacaagtaattaattaaataaacagtTAAGCTTGATAAATTTATGGGTTAACAaaaaatctttcatattcatataaaattgttttttgtttgttatttttgttggatGGACAAATAAACCATTAAAATCCAAACTTGTAATCTAGAATTAAAGTAGACATTTTCATGTGAAACAGGTAGTCAAATGGCTCATTGCTCAATCCTACAGAAACAAAAACTATGAAACTTGGTAAAAGAAACTGATCGAACAAATAATCCAAAAAACAAGAGTGAAAAGCGTAACAATAACATAAATGAAAAGCATAAGAATGACAGAAGACCGCAACATAggcttaacaaaaaaaaaaaaaaaaggttgttggGGTTGAAATTATAACAAAACATGAAACTCCAATTTGGTAATTGTAATGTGAATCACAAGAAGGAAGTGCTCCATTACTGCTAAGTTAAAAGCCAAACCTTCAACGCATCTCCACTCTCATTCCCATAGAAAACACCATAGATATTTCAATGACATCTTCTAAAGATGATTTTGTTTTCAGTTAGGTTGTCTCAGGTCCTCACTTATGATTGTACTGCCACATAGAACAAAAACCTCTTAATGATATATGCAATAAACATCTATATTCAAcctcaatacaaaaaaaaaaaaaaaaaaaaaaaaccctcataCTGATCCTGAAAATCTGTTACTAAACAAACCTACACGACAAATTCTTCTAATCGACAATTTGCAACTTAGTATCCTATATGGAAATTATACAACTTAGCTTCTAGAGGATATTTTCAATTAACATGAGTGTCATACGAACCCTGAATAAAAACTCACTCTTGAAAATCGGCTTCAAATGAGAGGGTGTCAAACAGCTTATATTTAAGCTTAATGAAAAACTGTGAAGAGAAGTTTCTCAAAAACCAACCTTTAGTTGTGAGAATAATATGAATTTATAGATTTTGTGGAAACCCCAAAAACTGTATGAAAGATTCATACCTACAAAAGCTTTCAGATGGATTACTGACGTTCAAATAGCTAGGCTTAAATTCATTAATATGTGTTCTTTGAATGGACTTGGAACGAGTTTCGAGCGAATTAGACGTGCATTGGATGTTTCAAATTTCCATT
This window of the Corylus avellana chromosome ca5, CavTom2PMs-1.0 genome carries:
- the LOC132182975 gene encoding protein LIGHT-DEPENDENT SHORT HYPOCOTYLS 10-like — encoded protein: MSSGKELAEGSSSSPTDYQGHQQPTTPSRYESQKRRDWNTFGQYLKNQRPPVPLSQCNCNHVLEFLRYLDQFGKTKVHLQGCMFFGQPEPPAPCTCPLRQAWGSLDALIGRLRAAYEENGGSPETNPFASGAIRVYLREVRECQAKARGIPYKKKKKKTTQTKGNDESSSTVHFS